A single genomic interval of Blochmannia endosymbiont of Camponotus sp. C-003 harbors:
- the ubiE gene encoding bifunctional demethylmenaquinone methyltransferase/2-methoxy-6-polyprenyl-1,4-benzoquinol methylase UbiE: MNNKYEKDITHFGFKNVYKNKKASLVSNIFHTVASQYDLMNDLMSFGIHRIWKQFVIYHSEVYVGCNVLDLAGGTGDLSIPFSRLVGNTGIVVLADINSSMLHIGQKKLRNLGILNNVLYIQADAESLPFSENTFDCVAVSFGLRNFTNKEQALFSIHRVLKPKGKLLILDFGVPVFKILNKIYDLYSFHILPKIGECVTQDINSYRYLVESIRMHPDQETLKNMIIKAGFKNVEYFNMTFGIAVLHYAYKC; the protein is encoded by the coding sequence ATGAATAATAAATATGAAAAAGACATAACTCATTTTGGTTTTAAAAACGTTTACAAAAATAAGAAAGCATCATTAGTGTCTAATATATTCCACACTGTAGCATCGCAATATGATTTAATGAATGATTTAATGTCATTTGGGATACATAGAATATGGAAACAATTTGTGATTTATCACAGTGAAGTATATGTTGGATGCAATGTACTGGATCTAGCTGGAGGTACTGGAGATTTAAGTATTCCATTTTCCAGATTAGTAGGTAACACAGGAATAGTAGTATTAGCAGATATCAATTCTTCCATGCTACATATAGGACAAAAGAAACTACGCAATTTAGGCATACTAAATAATGTGTTATACATTCAAGCTGATGCTGAATCTCTGCCTTTTTCTGAAAATACTTTTGATTGTGTTGCTGTTTCTTTTGGATTACGTAATTTTACAAATAAAGAGCAAGCATTATTTTCAATACATAGAGTACTAAAACCTAAAGGAAAATTATTAATTTTAGATTTTGGGGTACCCGTGTTTAAAATATTAAATAAAATATATGATTTATATTCATTTCATATTTTACCAAAAATAGGTGAATGTGTAACTCAAGATATTAATAGCTATCGTTATCTTGTAGAATCTATTCGTATGCATCCAGATCAAGAAACTTTAAAAAATATGATAATAAAAGCAGGATTCAAAAATGTCGAATATTTCAACATGACTTTCGGAATTGCTGTATTACATTACGCTTATAAATGTTAA
- the ftsY gene encoding signal recognition particle-docking protein FtsY has protein sequence MNRAYNLFSKLKQSLLNTRKKLGDNIMDLVHDKRIDTATLDKIKNQLLIADINIHTTKKIINNLRNYINVNGNCDEKSFHDTLRNEMLKIVTLVDKPFFLQEKKPFIMLIVGVNGVGKTTTIGKLAHYYRLENKTVMLAAGDTCRAAAADQLKILGERSGCVTVIKKNTTADSASIVFDAIKIAKIKSVDLLIIDTAGRLQNKIHAMEELKKIIRVIKKIDTEAPHEIVLVLDANIGQNSINQVRMFNEAIKITGIIMTKLDGSAKGGTLLSIADHFSIPIRYVGIGQNIDDLQPFISHNFVEAILKEQTQ, from the coding sequence ATGAATCGTGCATATAATTTATTTAGCAAACTGAAGCAAAGTTTATTAAATACTCGAAAAAAATTAGGTGATAATATCATGGATTTAGTTCATGATAAAAGAATTGATACAGCTACGCTGGATAAAATTAAGAATCAGTTATTAATTGCAGATATAAATATACACACTACAAAAAAAATCATTAATAATTTGAGAAATTATATTAATGTTAATGGAAACTGTGATGAAAAATCTTTTCACGATACATTACGTAACGAAATGTTAAAAATAGTTACACTCGTCGACAAACCGTTTTTTTTACAAGAAAAAAAACCATTTATTATGTTAATAGTAGGAGTTAATGGTGTGGGAAAAACTACTACTATTGGAAAATTAGCACATTATTACCGATTAGAGAATAAAACTGTAATGTTAGCAGCAGGAGATACCTGTAGAGCAGCAGCTGCTGATCAATTAAAAATTTTAGGAGAACGTAGTGGTTGCGTTACAGTCATCAAAAAAAATACCACTGCAGATTCTGCTTCAATAGTTTTTGATGCTATTAAAATAGCTAAAATAAAATCTGTTGATTTACTTATTATAGACACCGCAGGAAGATTACAAAATAAAATACATGCTATGGAAGAACTAAAAAAAATTATCAGAGTAATAAAAAAAATTGATACAGAAGCACCTCATGAAATCGTATTAGTTCTTGATGCCAACATCGGACAAAATTCTATAAATCAAGTACGTATGTTCAATGAAGCTATTAAAATTACAGGAATAATTATGACTAAATTAGATGGTAGCGCTAAGGGAGGAACTCTTTTATCTATTGCTGATCATTTTTCAATACCAATAAGATATGTTGGAATAGGGCAAAATATTGATGACTTACAACCCTTTATATCACACAATTTTGTTGAAGCTATTTTAAAAGAGCAAACTCAATAA
- the metE gene encoding 5-methyltetrahydropteroyltriglutamate--homocysteine S-methyltransferase translates to MTIIGHTLGFPRIGLHRELKYALEYYWNGKIKENKLLEIGRTLRRRHWKQQKDSGIDWIPVGDFAWYDHVLTTSMMLNNIPNRHRTDQENDNLTTLFRISRGYSFNKKLIPPAEMKKWFNTNYHYIVPEFVHTQEFRLNWMQLFDEIDEALSLKYTVKPILLGPISYLWLGKVKGKKFDRLSLLPNLLSVYQEILDILSSKNIDWVQIDEPILVLELPFQWLEAYLSTYEQLHGTVKLLLTTYFDNIYHQLDIITQLKIDGLHADLVSNSDNIPLLHAQLPKHWVLSAGVINGRNIWKTNLHNWFTKLSPLVGERKLWISSSCSLLHSPIDLNIETKLKKHIKEWFAFAVQKCCEIKMLCTALNAKYEDDSTHEDILNEYYVSNNLRSGSSTIHNIQVKKRLEDINEIAHSRCAPYATRVTLQHKKLNLPLLPTTTIGSFPQTKEIRKLRFRFKNNQINKEDYHLNIKNYIKEIIIEQEKLGLDVLVHGEPERNDMVEYFGENLNGFIFTQNGWVQSYGSRCVKPPVIIGDISRSKPITTEWINYAQSLTKKPIKGILTGPVTIMYWSFPREDIQRKTIALQLALSIRDEVIDLEKFGIGIIQIDEPALREGLPLKHSDQKKYLEWAIDVFRITVSSVKDETQIHTHMCYSEFSDIMDSILALDADVISIEASRSDEKMLQSIQYVTKNLNEIGPGIYDIHSPNAPTQNELITKINQLLKYIPKQRLWINPDCGLKTRSWPETKQSLSNMVSAAKLLRKQSYLP, encoded by the coding sequence ATGACAATTATCGGTCATACATTGGGATTTCCCCGTATTGGATTACATAGAGAACTAAAGTATGCTCTAGAATACTATTGGAATGGGAAGATAAAAGAAAATAAATTACTAGAAATAGGTCGTACATTACGCAGACGTCATTGGAAACAACAGAAAGATTCCGGTATCGATTGGATCCCAGTAGGCGATTTTGCATGGTATGATCATGTTTTGACTACTAGCATGATGCTCAATAATATTCCAAATAGACACCGAACTGATCAAGAAAATGATAATTTAACAACATTATTTAGAATAAGTCGAGGATATTCTTTCAACAAAAAACTAATACCGCCTGCAGAAATGAAAAAATGGTTCAATACAAATTATCATTATATAGTACCCGAATTTGTTCACACTCAAGAATTTAGATTGAATTGGATGCAATTATTCGATGAAATAGATGAAGCTTTGTCTCTAAAATATACAGTAAAACCAATACTACTTGGCCCAATTAGTTATCTTTGGTTAGGAAAAGTAAAAGGAAAAAAATTTGATCGATTATCACTATTACCTAATTTATTATCAGTATATCAAGAAATATTAGATATATTATCATCAAAAAATATTGATTGGGTACAAATTGATGAACCCATATTAGTTTTAGAGCTACCGTTCCAATGGCTAGAAGCATATCTAAGCACATATGAACAACTTCATGGTACAGTTAAATTGCTGTTAACTACTTACTTTGATAATATATATCATCAATTAGATATTATTACACAATTAAAAATAGATGGTCTACATGCAGACCTAGTTTCCAACTCTGATAACATACCTTTACTTCATGCACAATTACCAAAACATTGGGTACTATCAGCAGGAGTAATTAACGGACGTAATATATGGAAAACTAATTTACATAACTGGTTTACAAAATTATCCCCTTTAGTAGGAGAGCGTAAATTATGGATAAGTTCTTCCTGTTCTCTTTTACATAGTCCTATCGATCTCAATATAGAGACAAAACTAAAAAAACACATTAAAGAATGGTTTGCCTTTGCAGTACAAAAATGTTGCGAAATAAAAATGTTATGCACTGCTTTGAACGCTAAATACGAAGACGACTCGACACACGAAGATATACTTAATGAATATTACGTGTCCAATAATTTGAGATCTGGTTCCAGTACAATTCATAATATACAAGTTAAAAAACGTCTCGAAGATATCAATGAAATTGCACATTCTAGATGTGCTCCATACGCAACACGAGTTACATTACAGCATAAGAAGCTTAATTTACCATTGCTTCCAACAACTACTATCGGTTCGTTTCCTCAAACTAAAGAAATTCGTAAACTTCGTTTTCGTTTCAAAAATAATCAAATCAATAAAGAAGATTATCATCTTAATATCAAGAATTATATTAAAGAAATTATTATAGAACAAGAAAAATTAGGTTTAGACGTTTTAGTGCATGGAGAACCAGAACGAAATGACATGGTAGAATATTTTGGAGAAAATTTAAATGGATTTATATTTACTCAAAATGGATGGGTACAAAGTTATGGTTCACGTTGCGTAAAACCTCCAGTAATTATTGGAGATATTAGTCGCTCAAAACCCATTACTACAGAATGGATCAATTACGCTCAGTCATTGACTAAAAAACCAATAAAAGGTATATTAACTGGGCCTGTCACTATAATGTATTGGTCATTCCCACGCGAAGATATACAACGAAAAACAATAGCACTACAATTAGCATTATCGATACGCGATGAAGTAATCGACTTAGAAAAATTTGGCATTGGAATCATACAAATTGATGAGCCAGCCTTACGAGAAGGATTACCTTTAAAACATTCTGATCAAAAAAAATATTTAGAATGGGCAATTGATGTCTTTAGGATAACTGTATCGTCGGTGAAAGATGAAACTCAGATTCATACTCATATGTGTTATTCTGAATTTAGTGATATCATGGATAGTATTCTAGCATTAGATGCAGATGTAATCAGCATAGAAGCATCTAGGTCAGACGAAAAAATGTTACAATCTATACAATATGTAACCAAGAATTTAAACGAAATTGGACCAGGAATATACGATATTCATTCTCCAAATGCACCAACTCAAAACGAGCTTATCACAAAAATTAATCAATTGTTAAAATATATCCCAAAACAACGTTTATGGATTAATCCTGATTGCGGGTTAAAGACGAGATCATGGCCTGAAACTAAACAATCATTGAGTAATATGGTGTCTGCGGCTAAATTATTACGCAAACAATCATATTTACCATAA
- the pgi gene encoding glucose-6-phosphate isomerase, whose amino-acid sequence MKNINPSHTKSWQDLKRHFDDMKDTSIIDLFNQDKYRFSRFSKTFNNEILVDYSKNLITNKTIMKLISLAIECDLIAAISDMFRGEKINRSENRAVLHIALRNIKNTPILVDGFNVMPQINVVLNKMKQFCNRVIQGSWTGYTDKIITDIVNIGIGGSNLGPYMVTEALKPYQNHLNMHFVSNIDGTHIFETLKNLNPENTLFVIASKTFTTQETMTNALSARNWFCKVSSNAQHISKHFIALSTNTIEVRKFGINPSDNMFKLWDWVGGRYSLWSSIGLPIMLSLGVSNFELLLTGAHDMDMHFHNTPLHENLPVILALIGIWYNNFFQSETEAILPYDQYMHRFTAYLQQVNMESNGKCVDRNGRPITTYQTGPIIWGEPGTNGQHSFYQLLHQGTKMVPCDFIAPAISHNTISDHHEKLISNFLAQTKALAFGNTHATSIQKYIKSKKNYRNEQYVAPCKLCKGNNPSNSILVKKITPYTLGALIALYEHKIFTQGIIFNIYTFDQWGVELGKQLADSILPELKYENITSKQHDSSTRGLIDSYKFWRNQCGS is encoded by the coding sequence ATGAAAAATATAAATCCTAGTCATACTAAATCCTGGCAAGATCTCAAACGTCATTTTGACGATATGAAGGACACATCAATTATCGATTTGTTCAATCAAGATAAATATAGGTTCAGTCGCTTCTCTAAAACATTTAACAATGAAATTTTAGTAGATTATTCAAAAAACTTAATTACAAACAAAACTATCATGAAACTAATATCCTTAGCTATTGAATGTGATCTGATAGCAGCTATTTCAGATATGTTTCGTGGTGAAAAAATTAATCGCAGTGAAAATCGTGCTGTACTACATATAGCTCTAAGAAACATAAAAAATACACCAATTTTAGTAGATGGATTTAACGTAATGCCACAAATAAATGTAGTACTAAATAAAATGAAACAATTTTGTAATCGGGTTATTCAAGGTAGTTGGACAGGCTATACAGATAAGATAATTACAGATATTGTTAATATAGGCATTGGAGGTTCCAATCTTGGGCCCTATATGGTCACTGAAGCATTAAAACCATATCAAAACCATTTAAACATGCATTTTGTTTCTAATATTGACGGTACACATATTTTTGAAACATTAAAAAATTTAAATCCAGAAAATACACTATTTGTAATAGCATCAAAAACTTTTACCACTCAAGAGACTATGACCAATGCGCTTAGCGCACGTAATTGGTTTTGTAAAGTTTCTTCCAATGCACAACATATATCGAAGCATTTTATAGCATTATCTACAAATACTATAGAAGTGCGTAAATTTGGTATTAATCCGTCAGACAATATGTTTAAGCTTTGGGATTGGGTAGGCGGACGTTATTCATTATGGTCATCAATTGGTTTACCGATAATGCTATCGCTAGGAGTTAGTAATTTTGAATTATTACTGACCGGAGCTCATGATATGGATATGCATTTTCATAACACACCGTTACATGAAAATCTGCCAGTAATTTTAGCGCTTATTGGTATCTGGTACAATAATTTCTTTCAATCAGAAACTGAAGCCATTCTTCCCTATGATCAATACATGCATCGTTTCACAGCATATTTGCAGCAAGTAAATATGGAATCTAATGGAAAATGTGTAGATCGAAATGGACGCCCTATTACTACATATCAAACTGGTCCTATTATATGGGGAGAACCTGGGACTAATGGACAACATTCATTTTATCAATTGCTTCATCAAGGTACTAAAATGGTTCCATGTGATTTTATAGCTCCAGCAATCAGTCATAACACTATATCTGATCATCATGAAAAATTAATATCAAATTTTTTGGCTCAAACTAAAGCGTTAGCTTTCGGAAATACACATGCAACATCAATTCAAAAATATATAAAATCTAAAAAAAATTACAGAAACGAACAATATGTCGCTCCTTGTAAGTTATGTAAAGGAAATAATCCTAGTAATTCTATTTTAGTTAAAAAAATCACCCCTTATACTTTAGGAGCTTTGATTGCTTTATATGAACATAAAATATTTACACAAGGTATTATTTTTAATATTTATACTTTTGATCAATGGGGGGTGGAATTAGGAAAGCAACTGGCTGACAGTATTTTACCGGAATTAAAATATGAAAATATCACCTCTAAACAGCATGACAGCTCAACTCGCGGTTTAATAGATTCTTACAAATTTTGGCGTAATCAATGTGGTTCTTGA
- the rsmD gene encoding 16S rRNA (guanine(966)-N(2))-methyltransferase RsmD, which yields MKNKLHLGVSRKIKIIGGKWKGRNIPILRNAKIRPTTNRMREMLFSWLNPIISNAVCLDCFAGSGALGLESLSRGASKVTFLDNNRICTTALMEVTQSFSAYNSEIIYTDCRSWLQQSIMTYNVIFLDPPFQDNIIPEVIFFIRNM from the coding sequence ATGAAAAATAAACTACATTTAGGTGTATCCAGAAAAATCAAGATTATTGGTGGTAAATGGAAAGGAAGGAATATACCAATCCTTCGGAATGCTAAGATACGACCAACTACTAATCGTATGCGTGAAATGTTATTCAGTTGGCTTAATCCTATTATTTCTAATGCGGTATGTTTAGATTGTTTTGCTGGAAGCGGCGCATTAGGTTTAGAATCATTATCTAGAGGGGCTAGTAAAGTAACTTTTTTAGATAATAATCGTATTTGTACCACTGCGTTGATGGAAGTCACGCAGTCTTTTTCAGCATATAACAGTGAGATAATATATACTGATTGTCGCTCTTGGTTACAACAATCAATTATGACTTATAATGTAATCTTTCTTGATCCTCCTTTTCAGGACAATATCATACCTGAGGTTATTTTTTTTATTAGAAACATGTAA
- the rpoH gene encoding RNA polymerase sigma factor RpoH, with product MPKYIQKNITLVPQGNLEAYIRAANAYTMLTAEEEKTLAQRLYYHGDLDAAKKLIVSHLRFVIHVSRNYSGYGLAQADLIQEGNIGLMKAVRRFNPELDVRLVSFAVHWIKSEIHEYVLKNWRIVKIATTKAQRKLFFNLRKTKQRLGWFNAGEIEVVAKALNVTSKDVREMESRMSAQDMNFEQSSDDDNRGISIAPMLYLQDKIVSSNEEDEWIDQVGNKLNAAINTLDKRSQHIIRARWLNVDNKSTLQELANQYGVSAERVRQLEKNAMKKMRLIIQN from the coding sequence ATGCCTAAATATATACAAAAAAATATAACTTTAGTTCCTCAAGGGAACTTAGAAGCATATATAAGAGCCGCCAATGCCTACACTATGTTAACAGCAGAAGAAGAAAAAACGCTAGCTCAACGCTTATATTATCATGGAGATTTAGATGCTGCAAAAAAACTCATTGTATCGCATCTAAGATTTGTTATTCACGTTTCTCGTAATTATTCTGGTTATGGCTTAGCGCAGGCCGATTTAATACAAGAAGGTAATATTGGATTAATGAAAGCTGTCCGGAGATTTAATCCAGAATTAGATGTTCGTTTAGTATCATTTGCTGTGCACTGGATTAAATCAGAAATCCATGAATATGTTTTAAAAAACTGGCGTATTGTAAAAATCGCTACTACTAAAGCACAGCGTAAACTATTTTTTAATCTACGCAAAACTAAACAACGTTTAGGTTGGTTTAATGCAGGAGAAATAGAAGTAGTTGCAAAAGCACTAAATGTAACTAGCAAAGACGTACGTGAAATGGAATCTCGAATGTCAGCACAAGATATGAATTTTGAACAATCTTCAGATGACGATAATCGAGGAATATCAATAGCACCTATGTTATATTTACAAGATAAAATCGTTTCTTCTAATGAAGAAGATGAATGGATCGATCAGGTTGGTAATAAACTAAATGCAGCTATAAACACTTTAGATAAACGCAGCCAACACATTATTCGTGCCCGATGGTTAAATGTAGACAATAAAAGTACATTACAAGAATTAGCTAATCAATACGGTGTTTCCGCTGAACGAGTACGTCAATTAGAAAAAAATGCAATGAAAAAAATGAGATTAATCATACAAAATTAA
- the udp gene encoding uridine phosphorylase, producing MTIINTFHLGLKIRDLQGATLAILPGDPNRVKKIASLMDESKYISSHREFTTWSSKINGDTIIVCSTGIGGPSTSIAVEELSQLGIRTFLRVGTAGAIQKHIKIGDILITTAAVRCDGASQHFAPLEFPAVADLSCTMALIKAAKNIGIKSHFGVTVSSDTFYPGQEREDTYSGRVIQKLRGSMEEWKNLGVISYEMESATLLTMCLAQGLRAGVVTGVIVNRTQKETPNIDLIHHTEYMAIKVVIEGAHILMNKNNTLHNYLK from the coding sequence ATGACTATAATTAATACATTTCACTTAGGTTTAAAGATCAGGGACCTTCAAGGAGCGACTTTAGCTATTCTTCCAGGCGATCCTAATAGAGTAAAAAAAATCGCTTCTTTAATGGACGAATCAAAATATATTTCTAGTCATCGAGAATTTACTACTTGGTCTTCAAAAATTAACGGAGATACAATCATTGTTTGTTCTACAGGTATAGGTGGTCCATCTACTTCCATTGCAGTGGAAGAATTATCCCAATTAGGCATACGCACATTCTTACGTGTAGGTACTGCAGGAGCTATTCAAAAACACATAAAAATAGGCGATATATTAATTACCACTGCAGCCGTTCGCTGTGATGGAGCAAGTCAACATTTTGCTCCATTAGAATTTCCAGCAGTAGCAGATTTATCGTGTACTATGGCTTTAATTAAAGCAGCTAAAAACATTGGGATTAAATCACATTTTGGTGTAACCGTATCTTCAGATACATTTTATCCTGGACAAGAAAGAGAGGATACATATTCTGGACGAGTTATTCAAAAATTGCGCGGATCCATGGAAGAATGGAAAAACCTGGGAGTTATAAGTTACGAAATGGAATCTGCAACACTACTAACTATGTGTTTAGCTCAAGGATTACGGGCAGGAGTGGTTACAGGTGTTATTGTAAACCGTACACAAAAAGAAACTCCAAACATTGATTTGATACACCATACTGAATACATGGCAATTAAAGTTGTAATAGAAGGTGCTCATATTCTTATGAATAAAAACAATACTTTACATAATTATTTAAAATAA
- the rmuC gene encoding DNA recombination protein RmuC translates to MFIGFLISGIFFQIIRKSYIKKYHNDYAAHKNALSVMTQNLKNESASRYNIEQKLQKESQIVYELHGKLSTAEERLKLLDHYHQKCEKLNHELHMQLNLNHAQELKLQELNIRLEEHKLATEEKQKLFIDNENRLTMQFENLANRIFDQSGYKIDKQNRITLEKTLYPLREQLEGFKSQIENNFSKEEQSRHALTYEIHNLHQLNTKITQETINLTQALKGNNKTQGSWGEIILTRALEASGMREGHEFHVQVSIKQTDGNKLQPDVIIHLPHGKDVIIDSKVSLVAYERYFNSDNEEDQRSAIIEHVHSLRAHIKSLSKKDYQKLSGLNTLDYILMFVPIESAFMLAIKKEASLLTDAMRYNIMLISPTTLLIALRTINNLWRYEYQNCHAKKIADKAGRLYDKLRLFMDDLNKIGLYLNKAEVIYSAAKNKFSEGKGNIISQAEGFRALGVQIKQPIVANVMSSHDIFLCDKQNNSSDPSNFEDNLTKNTSHKSLSNP, encoded by the coding sequence ATGTTCATAGGTTTCTTAATATCTGGAATATTTTTTCAGATTATAAGAAAAAGTTACATTAAAAAATACCATAATGACTACGCAGCTCATAAGAACGCCTTATCTGTCATGACACAAAATTTAAAAAATGAGTCTGCTTCACGTTATAATATAGAACAGAAATTGCAAAAAGAATCACAAATAGTATATGAACTACATGGTAAATTATCTACCGCCGAAGAACGTTTGAAATTATTAGATCATTATCATCAAAAATGTGAAAAACTAAATCACGAATTACATATGCAATTAAATTTAAATCATGCTCAAGAATTAAAACTACAGGAATTAAACATTCGGTTAGAAGAACATAAATTAGCAACAGAAGAAAAACAAAAATTATTTATCGATAATGAAAACCGATTAACTATGCAATTTGAAAATTTAGCAAATCGTATCTTTGATCAAAGCGGATATAAAATAGATAAGCAAAATCGAATAACTCTTGAAAAAACATTATATCCATTGCGAGAACAACTAGAAGGATTTAAAAGTCAAATAGAAAACAATTTCTCAAAAGAGGAGCAATCGAGACATGCTCTGACATATGAAATTCATAATTTACATCAATTAAACACGAAAATTACTCAAGAAACTATTAATCTAACACAAGCATTGAAAGGAAACAATAAAACACAAGGCAGTTGGGGAGAAATAATTTTAACTCGCGCATTAGAAGCATCTGGTATGCGTGAAGGTCATGAATTTCATGTACAAGTCAGCATAAAACAAACTGATGGAAACAAATTACAACCTGATGTGATTATACATTTACCCCATGGTAAAGATGTAATAATTGATTCTAAAGTATCCCTAGTAGCTTATGAACGTTATTTCAATAGCGATAACGAAGAAGATCAACGATCAGCTATTATTGAGCACGTACATTCATTACGTGCTCATATAAAATCATTAAGTAAAAAAGATTATCAAAAATTATCTGGATTAAACACATTAGATTATATTTTAATGTTTGTTCCTATCGAATCAGCTTTCATGTTAGCTATCAAAAAAGAAGCATCATTATTAACAGATGCTATGCGATATAATATTATGTTAATCAGCCCTACAACACTATTAATAGCTTTGCGCACCATAAATAATTTATGGCGTTATGAATATCAAAATTGTCACGCTAAAAAAATTGCTGATAAAGCAGGACGATTGTACGATAAACTACGGTTGTTTATGGATGACTTGAATAAAATTGGCCTCTATCTGAATAAAGCAGAAGTTATTTATAGCGCAGCAAAAAATAAATTTTCTGAAGGAAAAGGTAACATTATAAGCCAAGCAGAAGGTTTTCGAGCACTTGGAGTACAAATAAAACAACCAATTGTTGCTAATGTGATGTCGTCACATGACATATTTTTATGTGATAAACAAAATAATTCTTCTGATCCATCCAATTTTGAAGATAATCTCACTAAAAATACATCTCATAAATCTTTATCAAATCCTTGA